From Rhodococcus antarcticus, the proteins below share one genomic window:
- a CDS encoding ABC transporter ATP-binding protein, whose product MGVEVSVNGLTKSFGSQRIWQDVTLTLPSGEVSVLLGPSGTGKSVFLKSLIGLLRPEQGEIIIDGTDILTCSEKELYEIRKLFGVLFQDGALFGSMNLYDNVAFVLREHTRKSESDIRKTVMEKMELVGLLGAEMKLPGEISGGMRKRAGLARALVLDPEIVLCDEPDSGLDPVRTAYLSQLLIDINAQIDATVLIVTHNITVARTVPDNLGMLFRRRLVMFGPREVLLTSDEPVVEQFLNGRRVGPIGMSEEKDEAQMAEELAMRAAGHSDGSGDEDVRGIVPQIEPTPGSPVRGAVRRRQDRVMAILHTLPVNAQEGIIESLDAETLARYGIAPGTRSVGAGERQPAMAGAPAAPSAGAAAAAPAPRPQPGSHAQPGSHAQPSPVPRPAPPVAEVPASPWDAPAATTDAAPVDGAPGGSQDGPATATAQRRWFRRGGA is encoded by the coding sequence ATGGGCGTCGAGGTGTCCGTGAACGGGCTCACCAAGTCCTTCGGCAGCCAGCGCATCTGGCAGGACGTGACGCTCACCCTCCCGTCCGGTGAGGTGAGCGTCCTGCTCGGTCCGTCCGGCACGGGCAAGTCGGTGTTCCTCAAGTCCCTCATCGGGCTGCTGCGGCCCGAGCAGGGCGAGATCATCATCGACGGCACCGACATCCTGACCTGCTCCGAGAAGGAGCTCTACGAGATCCGCAAGCTGTTCGGGGTGCTGTTCCAGGACGGCGCGCTGTTCGGCTCGATGAACCTCTACGACAACGTTGCGTTCGTGCTGCGGGAGCACACCCGCAAGAGCGAGTCGGACATCCGCAAGACGGTCATGGAGAAGATGGAGCTCGTCGGTCTGCTGGGCGCGGAGATGAAGCTGCCCGGGGAGATCTCCGGCGGGATGCGCAAGCGCGCCGGCCTCGCCCGGGCCCTGGTGCTCGATCCCGAGATTGTTCTCTGCGACGAGCCCGACTCCGGCCTCGACCCCGTCCGCACGGCCTACCTCAGCCAGCTGCTCATCGACATCAACGCCCAGATCGACGCAACCGTCCTCATCGTCACCCACAACATCACCGTCGCCCGCACCGTCCCGGACAACCTGGGCATGCTCTTCCGCCGCCGCCTGGTCATGTTCGGCCCCCGCGAGGTGCTGCTCACCAGCGACGAGCCCGTCGTCGAGCAGTTCCTCAACGGCCGCCGGGTCGGCCCCATCGGCATGAGCGAGGAGAAGGACGAGGCCCAGATGGCCGAGGAGCTCGCCATGCGGGCCGCCGGTCACAGCGACGGCTCGGGGGACGAGGACGTGCGGGGGATCGTGCCGCAGATCGAGCCCACTCCCGGGTCTCCCGTGCGAGGTGCGGTCCGGCGCCGCCAGGACAGGGTGATGGCGATCCTGCACACGCTCCCGGTCAACGCGCAGGAGGGCATCATCGAGAGCCTGGACGCGGAGACCCTGGCTCGCTACGGCATCGCCCCCGGCACCCGGTCGGTGGGGGCAGGGGAGCGCCAGCCGGCGATGGCCGGTGCCCCCGCAGCGCCGTCGGCCGGTGCGGCCGCCGCCGCACCCGCCCCCCGCCCGCAGCCCGGTTCCCACGCCCAGCCCGGCTCCCACGCCCAGCCCAGCCCCGTCCCGCGGCCGGCCCCGCCGGTGGCCGAGGTCCCGGCCTCGCCGTGGGACGCCCCCGCGGCCACCACCGACGCCGCCCCGGTGGACGGGGCCCCAGGCGGTTCGCAGGACGGTCCCGCGACCGCCACCGCTCAGCGGCGATGGTTCCGGCGGGGTGGCGCGTGA